CTGCATGGCCTTGGCTTTGTTGTACTTAATGGGGAGTCTGAGCCTGTTCCTGAGTCTTCAAACACTGTAGTCATCAAATAAACattccttaaaattttattaaagttgaAACAATTCCACACAGAATAAAATCCTCAAATGGCGTATTTAGCGAACATAGATGTCAAGTTGAGAGCTGTTAATGGCAAGTGTGGGGCTGCAAGTGCGATAATACCTGCATCTTTAGGTTTTGTGATTGTTGCTTTTCTTCTAAATGTCcccaaatatatgtaatataccgAATGAGAGCATTGAAAATATATTACAGAATCTTTAGGCTGGAAGGATGACCCGCAGATAAATAAGAttttgtaaaataagtaaaattttaaaagtgaaattctgggacttcctaggtggcgcagtgtttaagaatgcgcctgccaatgcagggacatggggtcgatccctgctccagaagataccacatgccgtgaagcaactaagcccatgagccacaaccattgagcctgtgctctagagcccatgagccacaacaattgagcccatgtgctgcaactactgaagcccacgtgcctagagcccatgcattgcaacaagagaagccactgcaatgaggagcccgtgcaccacaatgaagagtagcccccactcgccacaactagagaaagcccgtgtgcaacaaagacccaacacagccaataaataaataaataaataaaaataaaagtgaagttCTATGagttaaaaacacaaaagagaacAGAACATCAGGTGAAGGATAAAATTTCTCTGCAGAAGTCCCTCCTCAACAGAGTTGTGGCTGCCAGTTAGACTACAGTAAAAGAAATTACAAACTCCAGGGGCCATCCTCTGTTCTTGAACCTGGTGTTTAATTCTGGGTGCCATATTTTAGAAGACTATTTAATTGCAAATATGTCTGTTACATCAATAACATGTGGTCCAAACAATGAAGAGTACGGAAACAATGTCAGATGAGGCTAAAGAAATTGGGATTTTTGTTTAGAAAAGAGAAGCCATTTAAAAACAGCTCCCAAAGCCTGAACCAGGATCAAATTGCTGGAAGTTACACAGGGAGACAGATTTTGGCTCAATATAAGGAAAACTTTTCTAAAGTTACATCTGTTCTTAAATTGGATGACCTGCCTTATCAAGTGAGGAACTTTCCAAGCTCTGGGCACTTTCAATTGGAGGCTGGACCTAGAATCAACTTTAAGGAAGAATTTCTGTTCTTGTTGGGAGGTTGGAATAAAAGTCGCCACTCAGCTCTTTAAGattgtgtgattttgttttttaattgaagtataattaacttacaatgttgtgttagagtctgatgtacagcagtgattcatttacacacatgtatatgttcttttttatattctttttcattataagttataagattgaatatagttcactgtgctatacagtaggactttgttgtttatatattttatacacagtagtttgtatctgctaatcccaaactcctaatttattcctccatccctcttccccttcccctttggtaaccataagtttgttctgtCTGTgactatgtttctgttttgtaactagattcatttgtatcattaaaattgtgtgatttttaaagcTGCTATGATTGTGATAGAAATTACAAGCACGGATATTGGATCTTCATGGAAACTTTTGGGTGTGGAGCACCCAGTGGGGAGAGCAAGATGACCTCATTCTGAAATGGTGCAATGGAGCCCCTGTTTGCATAAAAACATGGAGACTTAACAATCTAACTTCTCAATCTTAGGCAAACtaagaaaacattatttgaaGTAATTTATTTCACAGATAGCTGCCAGCAATGAGTAAAGCTAAAAGCAATGTGTGTGTCTCTAAAGATGAAGGTCTAAGATTTAACTGACAGAGGTTATAAGAATATGAAAAGCTCTTTCCACAAGATCAGTACAGTCCAGACACTAATAAATCTCAGTTATGCGTTGTACCCATAGAGGTTTTTCAAGGATAACTGGGGATGCTTGGACTATgattacatttttcaaaacataTGTGTCATATTCTTAACAAAGTTCTTTGCAGAAGACCTCCTCACCATCTTATTACACAAATTTTAGAATGGCACTTGCTTAGATTGCATCTCATCTGTACTTTTTGTgcataaaattttagttttcaatgaaaaatttGCCTCGCCTGTCTCATCCCCCACCTTCACTGCCAGCGTGAGATTATGAAGCTCACTTCAAGATGCCACACCTGACTTTGCCAAGATGCCTCTCCTATCTTACTTCGAAAGCTTGTCTTCCCCTTGTTTTGCCTTCTGTGAGAAATCCAGCTTCAGTTTTAATGGCTGAAGGGGCGTTTAGCATCCTGCTTTCTATTCTGAACTCGGGCCGAGGGCCACCTTTGTTAGCGCTTCCGTTCTCCAGCTTCAACAATTTCCTTCTCTCAAAGCAGGTAGAGAAGTGTTCCGGGAATTTTAAAGCCTGCTTGTttacttggggtggggggtgggggggaagctgttttggaaaatggaaatataatagtCCTTTGGGGGTATCTTTTAGAGAATGAGACTACTTTGTGAGTTTATATAGGAAACTGTAGACCTCCATTAATGTTGGTAGAGTTGAAAGAGCACAGGTCTTGGGATTAGGAAGACAGGGCTTCATCTTCTAATTCTTTCCCTTACTTGCCTTGTGACTTTGAATAAATGACTTGACCTCTCCGAGCTACATCTCCTTCATCTGTTAAATAGGAACAGTGATATGTATATCATAGGGTTTCAGGATTAAGTGAAACAAAGCATATAGATGctaagtatttatatatataagtgCTTGTGAAATGCAAATTCCTTTTTTCCTCAGAAttcatcttcttcctctctttttttggttGGCTTAAAAAGTTATTATGCTTGACATCACTtataaaaatgcctatttagactTATTACAAACTTACTAGTTCATTGTAGTGCTTCTACATCATGAGTAGAACCACATACAGATGCACTTGCTATATGTTCTTTTTACATACAAAAGCAGTGCCTACACCATATACTAAGTCAAGCAACTATCAGATGTCTTAAGAAAaattcttcttcctctgcccactAGCTCCTCACTAGGCCTTGCCAGGTAATCACTGCTAACCTTTTGTTGTGGACACCTTTCTCTATGCTCATACAAACACGTACAGATACATAAGGCTTACTTTCTCCTCTCTCGCTttagttttgtttgctttgtttgttttttgtttttttaacacaaatgtattatatGTACTGCCTGAGCATTTTGCCCTTTTGacttaacaaaatatcatagatatATTATCAGGTTACTGCACAAAGATTTAATGCattctcaaacatttttttattttttatttttttattgaagtatagctgatttacaatgtcatgttaatttctgctgtacaacaaaatgattcagtgtttatatatgtgtgtgtatatatatatatacacattctttttcaatattcttttccattatggtttatcacaggatattgaatatagttccctgtgctctacagtagaaccttgttgcttatccattctgtatataattgtttgcatctgctaaccccaaactcccactccatccttcctccacccgcctcccccttagcaaccgcaaatttgttctctatgtctgtgagtctgtttctgtgtaaTACATTCTTTTAATGGCCACGTTGTATTCCATTGTCTGCATACACACAGTTTATTCTTTATTGATGGTCATTCAGGCTATTTCCATGCTTTAGAAAACAATGCAACAAACACCCTTGCACATACCAGATCTCTGGGTCTTAGGGTGTTAAGGAATCCGACAGGTCTCAATTGTTGTCAAATTATGAAAAATGGTCAGTCTCTGGGAGGATTTTTCTCCCTATGATTGTGATGTATATGTATTAGCTTACCAAATGAAGTGGCTTGTTCTCTTAATTTCTCAGGATTCTCCATATCATAgctttatattataatataacaTTTTATCCCTAACTGTTGCAACTTACTGAAAACAGTTTTCAGATCTTTGGACAAGTTTTGTGGTGGGTAGGCTGGAATGCAATACTTTTCTTTGAAATGTCCCAGGTCCCTCCCAGCTGACCGTCAACTAGGGTTTCTGGACTGAGTTTGATATCTTTCCTGCTCTCCCACCTCTGAGTGGTTCCTGACTCCGTTTCGAGAAAGATAATGAAATTCTCCTAAAAGTTGTGAATGATTTCCTGGCGAATTGATGTGGAAGTCAATGTAAATTTTTCTATTGTAACTTATAGACATACATTTGTAGGATATTATAACAATAATTTTTGGGggtagtcttttctttttccttttaaaagagggctatggcataaataaataaataaataaaatggctatGGCAATATGACTTTTtgtaatttgtttgtttgaacaCTACCCAACGCTGTGGCATCACGGAGAAGCAAGCAAAAGTCACGTAACGAACATCCTCTTGTAGTTTTGTAATGAGCACCCACgtgctttcattttccttgtgGTTCGGTCAGCAAAACAAACACTTTctcactcctctctctctctaggaGTCTATGAATTTTACATGTGCTAGATCTGTGATGCACTCTGGGCTTTTCCTTTATACGCCATTTAAAtagtaatgttaaaaaaaagtggttgaaaactagtagttaccagtggggaggaggggcagtagAGGGATAGGGAGATGGAAGGTACAAATTACTGGCTATAAGAttggctcaaggatgtattgtacaaagcggggaaaatagccaatattttgtagtaactataaatggaaagtaacctttaaaaattgtataaaaataatctaaagaaaaagagatggtaattatgtgacatgatagaggtgttagctaaggCTATGGTGGTTAGCATTTTGCAGTGATAAGTGTATCAAATtcacacattgtacaccttacacttatacgatgttgtatgtcaattatgtctcaataaagctgagggaaaaaaagaaaagaaatgagaccaATATGTGCCACAATATCAACAGTGATTATGCTAGACAGTGGGGTTatgagtgattttaattttcttcttttaatttgcattttccaaactgtctttaataaatataaattatttttataataagaaaaaagttatcTCAATGTTTGCTTCTTTCCACTGGATCATTTCATATTGACATTGGTATTAGAAatgattaaatgtttttaaaagagcttGACCAATATTTCCTGTTCTTCAAGTGCCATATTTGAGCtactgataattttattttttgataattttttaaaaattaattaattaattgcctgcactgggtcttcgttgctgtgtgcgggctttctctagttgtggcaagtgggggttactcttcattgcgggggtggtcttctcagtgcggtgacttctcttgttgcagagcatgggcgctaggcatgtgggcttcagtagttgcagcacacgggctcagtagttgtggctcatgggctctagagcacaggctcagtaattgtggcccacggacttagttgctctgcggcatgtaggatcttcccataccagggcttgaacctgtgtcccctgcattggcaggaggattctcaaccactgcgccaccaggaaaaccCCTGCTAATTTTTTAAGTTATCTATTACTTGCAGTATTTCATTACTTGAGGAGATTGTCTGAAGGCTATTACTTGAGCTATTTTCTGGGTGATTTATATTCATCACTTTGTCTCCTCTTGCAGGTCTTTTGAACACTAATTTTGTGATGTCATGAAGCAAGTTTAGGCTACTTTCTACAGAGTCTCAAGTCCTTTGGTCGTTTCCTCTTCTCTGCCTACTGTAAACCATGCCTCTTGTTTCTAATCTCTGTGAGGATGGATACCACTTCCAGCATCCTCTCCATTCTCATCCATTGTCCTTTGAGGTCAGAAAGACAAGAAGAACCTTATGAATCTCTGGACCCGAAGTCAACAATGAACCTCCACATGCAAACTGGCATTGGGCTCTTCCTTCTTACCGATAAGTCCaactctcagaaaaaaagaaacacattcctCTTATTCAAAAGTTGACTGCAGAGCTGAGCTTTAGAGTTTCAAAATAAAGCCTATGACTGTTGTGcggttttaaaataattttagggcAGATAATAACGTGTGAACACCCTGTccttaatattttattcagtatTCTAAATGAATTTCACAATCCAAAATGGTTCAatagtttcagtttttaaaatcaaatgagcTCATAACACATTCTACTGCATCTCAGTAGTTTGGCACCTGTGATCTGGCCCTTTCTGTATCTGTAAACAATCGTTCAGTACAAATGTAGCATCTCAACACAAGCCAAGGAAACCAGAATGAGGGTTTCACTTCAAGATAATTTTCAGAGTAACCACACACTTTTGCCCTGACATGAGGCTACTACTAGGCACGACTATAGGTCCAGGTGGTACAGGACTAGAAGACTGGACCTGGGAAGACTCAGGGAGAGACGCTTTCCCAATGTGACTGTGATGGCCCAAGGGATGGGAGACCACATACAGCTGGTTTCTGTGTCTGTGCTTCTGTCTTTAATCCAGGCTGAATCAATGAGTTCATATTTCTTAACTTTTCAGTAGAGGAAAAACATCCAAGGTTTTGCTGTAATGCGTTGATGGGAAACATGTTTGACTTGAGACAGTGTTGCTCTTTTTCTCTGAATAGTGGTTGATGTTTAGCTATTAACTTCTTTCTGTGGTTACAGTGTGCGTACaggttcattttttgttttgttcaatgtgcctagaagaaaacaaactacATTATTtggctgtttttattattaaggtTTGATACTCTCATGCAGCTCTTACTGATTTTATATTTGAAGGTACAATTTACATGAATTACATTCAGGTTTacccttttgtaatttttaatttggtttttatgCCGAGTCCCATGTTCTTTTTTTGAGGACTGGCTTGTGGGATTGATGATCTAATTTGTGGTCTGGTCATATTAAATTTCCTGAGTGGGAAAGTCCTTACCCACCGTGGCTTTGTCCTTTGCCTGTTTCTTCTTGAGACAGACCTATACCACCTGTATCCTAATTTAACAGGCTTTGTTTCCCAAGTGACAAGGCAGAGCTCTGGACCACCTATGGGGTAAAAGACATTAGCAATGGAGAGTGGGAAAAGGAAACACCAGCTTGGCTAAATGACAATTTTTGGTTAGAGGTGTGGGTAGATTTGACAAGGGAGCAAATACCTGAGCATCTCTTCTCTTTGGGACTTTCAAGGTTTTCAGAAATCTGGCACTGTATCACATATCCCATCTTATTTTGACCAGTCTCCTAAGTGTCCTGCAAACATGACTTGTCAGATTCCTATGGCACTTCTGGTGGATACTGTGGAATCAAACCCTTCACTATTAACCTCCTGTATTGTCTTCTCTGTGTCTTTAACTTTCCTCTCCATCTAAAATGTGCACTTTTTGAAGTAGGAGGCATatcttatgtttctttttatctcATGAAATGCTCACTTCGATGATGGACATGAAGAAACTACACATTAagaatttgtatatgtataactgaatcactttgctgtacacctgaaactaacacaacattgtaaatcaactatactctaatataaaataaaaattaaaaaaataaaagtagaaaaaagagaaagaaactagaTATTAATTAATTACAGAATAATTATTCAAATAATCTCATCCTTTGTGGGCTGAGCTTTGTGGGCTGTAGTGTTAGGGACACTGAGGTCTAATGTCAGGTATCACTGTGTTCTAATGTGATGTTGTTAAAAATTCCCATATGTAAAATGCCTATAATCTTGATTCTTATAAATAAGATATTACACACACAACGTATAATGTACACATTATTATTAGTAACGACAGTGCAGTGAGGTCATCATCGACAGCTTCATTTCTAGGTGAAATattgaatttcttaaaaaaattcaggAATAATTTAGTTAACTTGCAACAGTAAGTTTATTGAAGCATAGAAACAAGCAAAGCTGTCATTTCAACTTTTTCAAGAGCATTCtattaagaaaagaagaagatgCAGAATAATTGGTTAGTCATCTATTTCCGGATGAAAATTTTCCCCAAAGGTATGCAGAACGATGGCTAGATTGATGCAATTTCTTCACTTATgtcctttagattttttttttctctgaaagacACTTGTGTTGATCTGGAAATTGTTTACTTGAGTTTCACCTCAGAAATATTGCTGACTTGAGATGAGACGACTTTGCCATCCACCACCTCCTCTACGATGGTCTTAGTCACTCTAGTCTTGCTTGGGTCTGAAAATCACAGAATCACAATGTCAGCCTGGAAACTgtcacagaaatatagatcaagggaAATCCAAGTGCATTCACTGAGTATGCTCTGTCTGGGTAAGATGAGGTGAACACCGGTATATACTTTTTATATGACGAAGTGTGCCTTTACGTTTCAATTCTATAATTTTCAGGgacatgaaaaaaatgtcaaaaatgtctACCTCTTCCTTGGACAACAGAGCTTCCAGATCTCGAGTCACCAGATATGGACGAATCCCTGGATCCTGTGATTCTGGACCCCGTGTTTCTGGATCCTGAGTTTCTAAAATCAAATCCTCCAAAACCAGAaccactggagaaaaaaaaagaatcgttTTCCTTTGCACTTTGCAAAGGCAGGAGAAACCTGCTCTTTCCCATGAAGGCAGTGCTCTTTTCATCGGACTGTGTCACTCTTACTTTATAAACACAGGTCTGGTCCCCAAGCCACCTTTTGGTTTCATAATGTAAATACACCAGGGTCTGCCTTTAGCATGTTCCTGGCTTTTGTTTACCCTGCTTCTCCATCGAGCAGGCGGCGGTAGGTCTCAATCTCCATCTCCAGGCGGGTCTTGATGTTCAGCAGCTGCTCATACTCTGCGTTCTGGCATTCGGTCTCACTCCGGATCTGGCAGATCTGCTCCTCCAGGCCGCCGATCTGCATCTGAATCTGTGACAGCTGCTCCATGTAGCCAGCCTCTGTGTCAGCCAGGGTCCCTTCCAGGGAGCTTTTctaagagaaaaagcaaatgagaatTTCATGCTGAAAATAAATCATTGGGTGATTTAAATAATACATCGTTTAAGATACTAGGAGAAATGCACTTTCCATGAGTTACGACCTCTACTGCTCTATCATTGCTTCCTTAATGTTTGTTgccatcacttttttaaaaacgaAATCTTTTATGGAAATAGATACATTACTTTTAACCAGAATGTCTTATGCTTTTGACAGCCACAGTGCAGTCCTCCCTAATCCGGCTTTTATTATGTGCCAAGTGGAATATCttggcaaagaaagaaaaccgAATCGTTCAACTCCCCGCTGGAGATTTTTGAAAAGCTCTTTGCACAAACCATGGTCAGTTGGGACTGCAGCTCGATTTCCAGGGCTTGCAGAGTGCGTTTCAGTTCTGTGATCTCACTCTTGGCGGAACTGGCTGCCCCGGAATCGGTACAGATCTGTGCTTGCAGCGATGCActctaaatacaaataaaatgcagTCATTGCAGGCTGATACAATGAGCGGaagtggcgtgtgtgtgtgtgtgtgtgtgtgtgtgtgtgtgtgtgtgtgtgtgtggctgtgggcCCAGAGGCTCAGGGTGATGACCTACCTGCTTGTTGAACTGCTCCTCGGCCTCTTGGCGGTTCTTCTCAGCCAGCTCCTCATACCGTGCCCTCATGTCATTCAGTAACTTAGTCAGGTCTGTCCCTGGGGCAGCGTCCATTTCTACGGTCACGTCCCCCCCGGAGCTTCCTTGCATGCTCTTCATTTCCTAGCACAAGGAAAAAGGACCATAGTGATGAAAAGCAATGACTTCCTAGAATGTGCCTAAGTCAACAAAAAGTTGAGACTAGGACACTGAAGGGAAACCCACCCCCACCAAATTCACATATGATTTTCTCATTATTACTCCCCCTCCCCGGTTATATATATAGAAGCTGGAAATCCATCCAGATGGAAcgaatttattgtatttttacagAATGGCTGTGGGGTAAACTCTGTTGGCCAGAGTCATTTAATCGTGGACCGTGTTCCTACCTCCTCATGGTTCTTCTTCAGGTAGGCCAGCTCCTCGGTGAGGCTCTCAATCTGCATCTCCAGGTCAGAGCGGGTCATGGTCAGGTCGTCCAGGACTTTCCGCAGGCCGTTGATGTCAGCCTCCACGGTCTGCCGAAGATGCAGCTCGTTCTCGTATCTGGAAGGATACAATACAGCCCATTTCAAAGAGTACAGTCCATTCTTACatatccaagaaaatattttctcccctgaGCAATTTGATCATTGAAGGCTAAGTTTCCTCCTAGGAGTTTTTCCCTTGTAAAGAAAAATCTGAGCTGTACATTAATTCTATTGATGGCCAATATTTTTGATAACAAAATTTTCATCCTGaaattgcttctttctttcttgttggtGGAATGATGGTTTTTAAAATGTACCCTTGGGATGTTTGTGAATTCAGGTCTTGATCCcctaaaaggtttttttttttaaatttagagtaAACTAAGCTAAGggattgaattttatttttcctagaacatttgttttcaagttttcatttttcttacttcAGTCTGAAGTCATCAGCAGCCAGTCTGGCATTGTCGATTTGC
The DNA window shown above is from Hippopotamus amphibius kiboko isolate mHipAmp2 chromosome 17, mHipAmp2.hap2, whole genome shotgun sequence and carries:
- the KRT24 gene encoding keratin, type I cytoskeletal 24, with translation MPCSSRVSSSRAGGSSSVRVSAGGSSRSSRSRCGLAGGSARGFQGGAGSCGLSGGSSGGFGGSFGGGFGSCSIAGGFGGASGSGIGFGGGSGFGGGAGFREGASGGFYSYGGGMGGGVGDGGLFSGGEKQTMQNLNDRLANYLDKVRALEEANTDLENKIKAWYDKFGPGSGDGGAGRDYSKYYPIIEDLKNQIITATIENAGIILQIDNARLAADDFRLKYENELHLRQTVEADINGLRKVLDDLTMTRSDLEMQIESLTEELAYLKKNHEEEMKSMQGSSGGDVTVEMDAAPGTDLTKLLNDMRARYEELAEKNRQEAEEQFNKQSASLQAQICTDSGAASSAKSEITELKRTLQALEIELQSQLTMKSSLEGTLADTEAGYMEQLSQIQMQIGGLEEQICQIRSETECQNAEYEQLLNIKTRLEMEIETYRRLLDGEAGGSGFGGFDFRNSGSRNTGSRITGSRDSSISGDSRSGSSVVQGRDPSKTRVTKTIVEEVVDGKVVSSQVSNISEVKLK